One window from the genome of Leishmania panamensis strain MHOM/PA/94/PSC-1 chromosome 13 sequence encodes:
- a CDS encoding hypothetical protein (TriTrypDB/GeneDB-style sysID: LpmP.13.1230), whose protein sequence is MDCVNHVTSDADILPCKSDVILSKTSSANFTAGTKPILASHRRLLCMNVKQTNMLRVLNRHGKHNDTTIKVAAVANLVSTEKITGHPTLFYAVGGKDLAIICPTTQANGDISVSLVESKLDEEGYASTAGETQRLYVLGQQNVMEVEESTGLIKSKIPLTPKTTVRYPVIDYHQAAQLLLVPAKSTHLDLISTRTRKSVLGRVWEPHEDTAPTFACFFQHHAFSEESGKELLVVTAAQGNREIRFWAYQSDTQKFALKQQLNLSYKDELREEYDISITADEEYITLCSRTRPYAVVIETHHTLFKAYRMTSWRMAGPALCSTTSVGKVTESAQSKSVSYELFITIRTETGFVQSMPNSSRLAGASNLSVARGDSVANWFPSLATGGAGAGRDVSSASAGSGAAGAALTPITAVSSSLTGEIKTSSLSETAVASIVRSQAQKFCEQVKVIDADLVDMQKSASDTMRLLQDSRYRTEAQNSGRTFAIRNRARLEKNSTTAASTATTKPHATPASVDTAGAVDSEYGVLTTGERELILSIRNFVQEVQGGSAAAASAALKALLGKQLRLSVERTANEASKLEIPAHVTGDFNSLQSVQEYRRVVNASITRIGATTKRFQELNRTTLEASSAQTATCLAQVEAFRQKLSSSLRSMNGEMKELKVALSQCQLSCKAAEGAATPPSPDAILARAVEQAKEGDWKGALTTILASNDIGILLTFLENELCREKQAVLTSPKTLTLPLFLSLCLQLTFEMPLQSGTVPLRLQLLSDFYVEWDDWLRTIRLQAQKDAQQAAVYDIVKRELSTVLEALEGIPREQLDRKSRNKERLVHKLISQLLMDE, encoded by the coding sequence ATGGACTGCGTGAACCATGTTACGAGCGATGCGGATATACTCCCTTGCAAGTCCGATGTCATCCTTAGCAAAACGTCGTCTGCCAACTTCACTGCTGGCACAAAGCCGATACTGGCAAGCCACCGACGCCTGCTCTGCATGAACGTCAAGCAAACCAACATGCTGCGGGTGCTGAACCGCCACGGGAAGCACAATGACACGACCATCAAAGTCGCCGCAGTCGCGAACCTCGTATCGACAGAGAAGATTACCGGCCATCCGACTCTCTTCTACGCTGTGGGCGGGAAGGACTTGGCCATCATTTGCCCCACCACGCAGGCGAACGGCGACATCTCCGTCTCGCTGGTGGAATCGAAActggacgaggagggctACGCCTCGACTGCCGGCGAGACGCAGCGGCTCTACGTGCTCGGCCAGCAGAACGTGATGGAGGTGGAAGAGTCTACTGGCCTCATCAAGAGCAAGATTCCTCTCACCCCAAAGACGACGGTAAGGTACCCCGTTATCGATTACCATCAGGCAGCTCAACTGCTCCTCGTGCCGGCCAAGTCGACCCACCTCGACCTCATCTCGACTCGCACCCGCAAGAGCGTTCTGGGGCGTGTCTGGGAGCCGCATGAAGACACTGCGCCAACCTTTGCCTGCTTCTTCCAGCACCATGCCTTCTCCGAGGAGTCTGGCAAAGAACTGCTCgtcgtgacggcggcgcagggcAATCGTGAGATTCGCTTCTGGGCCTATCAGAGTGACACCCAGAAGTTCGCgctcaagcagcagctgaaccTCTCCTACAAAGATGAGCTGAGGGAGGAGTACGACATCAGCATCACTGCTGACGAGGAGTACATCACGCTCTGCTCTCGCACGAGGCCGTACGCGGTGGTGATCGAGACCCACCACACCCTCTTCAAGGCGTACCGGATGACGTCCTGGCGCATGGCAGGACCAGCGCTGTGCTCGACAACGTCCGTTGGCAAGGTCACAGAGAGCGCGCAGAGCAAGTCCGTCAGCTACGAGCTCTTCATCACAATTCGCACAGAAACCGGCTTTGTGCAGTCGATGCCCAACTCCAGCCGCCTCGCAGGTGCGTCGAACTTGTCCGTAGCGAGGGGCGACTCTGTGGCCAACTGGTTCCCGTCCCTCGCGactggcggtgctggtgctggtcgCGACGTGTCGAGTGCATCGGCTGGCTCAGGTGCCGCCGGCGCGGCCCTGACCCCGATCACCGCCGTCTCGTCCTCGCTTACGGGCGAAATCAAGACGAGCAGCCTGTCGGAGACGGCTGTCGCATCCATCGTTCGATCGCAGGCGCAGAAGTTCTGCGAGCAAGTCAAGGTGATCGATGCCGACCTTGTCGATATGCAGAAGAGTGCATCAGATACGATGCGGTTGCTGCAAGACTCACGCTACCGCACGGAGGCGCAGAACAGCGGCCGCACCTTCGCTATCCGCAACCGCGCGCGCCTCGAGAAAAAttccaccactgcagcatcCACGGCAACCACGAAGCCGCATGCGACACCTGCGTCTGTAGACACTGCGGGGGCTGTTGATAGCGAGTACGGCGTGCTAACGACCGGGGAGCGCGAGCTTATTTTGAGTATCCGCAATTttgtgcaggaggtgcagggcggcagcgcagcagcggcctcggCGGCACTCAAGGCCCTCCTCGGCAAACAGCTCCGTCTTTCCGTGGAGCGGACGGCCAACGAAGCGAGCAAGTTAGAGATTCCTGCCCACGTCACAGGAGACTTCAACTCGCTGCAGTCAGTACAAGAGTACCGTCGCGTCGTCAATGCGAGTATCACGCGCATCGGTGCCACAACGAAGCGGTTCCAGGAGCTGAATCGCACTACTTTGGAAGCCTCGTCGGCGCAGACCGCGACGTGCCTTGCCCAGGTCGAGGCCTTCCGTCAGAAACTGAGCTCATCGCTGCGTTCCATGAATGGGGAGATGAAAGAGTTGAAGGTAGCGCTCTCACAGTGCCAACTGTCCTGCAAGGCTGCCGAGggtgcggcgacgccaccgAGCCCGGATGCCATCTTGGCACGGGCGGTAGAGCAGGCCAAGGAGGGGGATTGGAAGGGTGCCCTCACCACAATCCTCGCTTCCAACGACATCGGCATTCTACTGACATTTTTGGAGAATGAGCTGTGCCGGGAGAAACAGGCGGTACTCACGTCACCTAAGAcactgacgctgccgctcttcctcaGTCTTTGCCTACAGCTCACCTTCGAGATGCCACTGCAGTCCGGTACGGTACCGTTGCGTCTGCAGCTGTTGTCCGACTTCTACGTGGAGTGGGACGACTGGCTGCGCACGATCCGGCTGCAGGCACAGAAGGATGCACAGCAAGCTGCCGTCTACGATATTGTGAAGCGCGAACTGTCGAccgtgctggaggcgctAGAGGGCATACCCCGTGAGCAGCTGGATCGCAAGAGCCGCAACAAGGAGCGCCTTGTGCACAAGCTCATCTCTCAGCTTCTGATGGATGAATAA
- a CDS encoding DNA-directed RNA polymerase III subunit, putative (TriTrypDB/GeneDB-style sysID: LpmP.13.1240): MSFGTRPASIEDDEVLASFNVYASSALVHQAHIFQYPLRRRQRPYEATEVKLFITGGLLADENEASRAHGKGSPVLQSGSRLTMKCSLDTFGSHSFRRLQESAPNMLSQMELQRHHTFHYTLQSQPFLPQSNYVVGYITPEGIHLTPVSTIQQFTPALSIPESSTGAVRVMEAFCSQANSSAMSGYAAADRIQRELRRQRSRVLNEEAETAQEIQFFRDDSVESAAMRSRLRSSTLEKIIDSPSMASEPAEVANSLFPPEILQSGGISGGDEAHPSMIIHRFANRKSVAEQTSQVLQRCHILTLRMLQSIVVPYTSNEVVRTMAAVPEAQLVEALKSCAVWLHGVWVSRYCDQFRGCVAALREVILARFYQSEDGSVARSDLNALITTSEARRSIKEILATVAVLNTEEPDPSKRRWRLKCVPADRAAREANLRDFKTTFAAEEASQHEAWRRRCTQVMAHIPYINAGRPVPQLCLRPRGTPPTTSMAAGATFPYGGASTLQSFASQTSSMASGHPGSSVNTSASPFSSPVSGMELSFKDADIAPIRQYIRELFAEHGVINKQRVKDLVIKTQEARYPHATKAMLSTALQQCLDKFTDATWILKSAGEPLVDYYRPAILYVVLELRQFEMAALMKRLEEVVWARGLTSPPESAALRGRAGSVSDPLEAVVQRVVAEVAEFKAGGRLWHIKGGNLMNE; encoded by the coding sequence ATGAGCTTTGGCACCCGCCCCGCTAGCatcgaggatgacgaggttTTAGCATCCTTCAACGTTTACGCCTCATCGGCTCTTGTACATCAGGCTCACATTTTTCAGTACCCGCTGCGCCGTAGGCAGCGGCCGTACGAGGCAACAGAAGTCAAGCTGTTCATCACCGGCGGACTGCTAGCTGACGAAAATGAGGCCTCACGGGCACACGGAAAGGGTTCCCCGGTACTCCAATCAGGCTCGCGCCTAACGATGAAGTGCTCCCTAGACACATTTGGCTCTCACTCATTCCGGCGATTGCAGGAGTCCGCCCCAAATATGCTGAGTCAGATGGAGCTTCAGCGTCACCACACCTTCCACTAcacgctgcagtcgcagccCTTTTTGCCGCAGTCGAACTACGTTGTGGGCTACATCACACCCGAGGGAATCCATCTCACCCCGGTTTCGACAATTCAGCAGTTCACCCCAGCACTGAGCATTCCCGAGTCCTCCACCGGTGCCGTTCGTGTCATGGAGGCGTTCTGCAGCCAGGCCAACTCCTCCGCCATGTCGGGATATGCGGCAGCGGATCGCATCCAACGTGAACTGCGACGCCAACGCAGCCGTGTCTTGAACGAGGAAGCTGAAACTGCACAAGAAATACAGTTCTTCCGTGACGACTCTGTTGAGAGCGCGGCAATGCGGTCTCGACTGCGCTCGTCCACTCTCGAGAAGATCATTGATAGCCCAAGCATGGCCTCGGAGCCAGCCGAAGTGGCAAACAGTCTTTTCCCTCCAGAAATTCTTCAATCTGGCGGCATTtccggcggcgacgaggcgcaCCCATCGATGATCATTCACCGCTTTGCAAACCGCAAATCTGTCGCTGAGCAGACCAGTCAAGTgcttcagcgctgccacATCCTCACGCTCCGGATGCTTCAGAGCATCGTGGTACCCTACACATCGAACGAGGTGGTGAGGACAATGGCAGCTGTACcggaggcgcagctggtCGAGGCGTTGAAGTCGTGTGCTGTGTGGCTGCACGGTGTGTGGGTCAGTCGGTACTGTGATCAGTTCCGTGGATGTGTCGCGGCCCTGCGCGAGGTTATTTTGGCTCGCTTCTACCAAAGTGAGGATGGTAGCGTAGCGCGGTCGGACTTAAATGCCCTAATCACAACATCCGAGGCGCGGCGCTCGATCAAGGAGATTCTCGCaacagtggcggtgctgaaCACAGAAGAGCCCGATCCATCCAAGCGTCGCTGGCGGCTCAAGTGCGTCCCTGCCGATCGCGCCGCCCGCGAGGCAAACCTCCGTGATTTCAAAACGACTTTTGCGGCCGAGGAGGCCAGTCAACACGAGGCATGGCGTCGGCGTTGCACACAAGTAATGGCGCACATCCCTTACATCAACGCAGGCCGACCTGTGCCGCAACTGTGTCTACGTCCGCGCGGCACACCGCCTACAACGAGCATGGCGGCAGGTGCAACGTTCCCCTATGGCGGTGCAAGCACACTACAGTCCTTCGCCTCTCAGACAAGTTCCATGGCGAGTGGTCACCCTGGAAGCAGTGTGAACACATCTGCTTCACCTTTTAGTTCCCCTGTCTCAGGTATGGAGTTGAGTTTCAAGGACGCTGATATTGCACCCATTCGGCAGTACATCCGCGAGCTGTTTGCAGAGCACGGCGTCATCAACAAACAGCGGGTGAAGGACCTCGTGATCAAGACGCAGGAAGCGCGCTACCCTCACGCGACTAAGGCAATGCTGAGCACGGCGCTGCAACAGTGCCTGGACAAGTTCACGGACGCTACGTGGATCCTCAAGTCTGCCGGGGAACCCCTCGTGGATTACTACCGGCCGGCCATTCTCTATgtggtgctggagctgcgccaaTTTGAGATGGCGGCGCTCATGAAGCGattggaggaggtggtgtgggCGCGTGGATTGACGTCTCCGCCGGAATCTGCCGCACTGCGCGGTCGCGCCGGTAGTGTGTCTGACCCATTGGAGGCTGTGGTGCAGCGCgttgtggcggaggtggcggagttCAAGGCGGGAGGTCGACTCTGGCACATCAAAGGAGGTAACTTGATGAACGAATAA
- a CDS encoding endomembrane protein, putative (TriTrypDB/GeneDB-style sysID: LpmP.13.1250), with protein sequence MSPYWFLTVVALAYVVCVSTARELTHAYLDGDEVNIFVDKMAPRDNPYETYDYIEAPGCTLQKDAKPLTFGELLAGHQAYTLPTNIRFNHNTGTAVLCKYKTNVRETALLIEMIRGDYRYELVIDELPVRSAIGEETGENKFSIFLHRTFHIGVNGNRIVSATLETSSPAKLEADTIYTFTYSVVFQASSVEYANRLSTVLDTRYVSSRTRFVSLINSSLIALFLFSVITLIFSRTLRHERAKLERETQFRFEGQDIIDESGWRCLYADVFRVPRHTGTFCAILGCGTQLLVLSAVTILLSVMSNYRISMNHNLVTYTVFGYVFTSGIAGYVSGYQFIGCSFLAPPMASKWIRAFHVAFFLVPMIYVTAFLPSSTVALLYGSSQLPYLKGVLILLCLWVFVAYPLCLAGVLCSRYVFRRTERRRNIPHVNQISRLIPRPPRRLLAPQCLLLVSGIPPFISVFVEFSFVFTSIWTFKVFHLYGFLTITALLYIAISACVSIIATFLLLSTENHHWKWMSMGFGASCSMYAFGYAVFFYLFKASMHGLFMFVVYYSYCIALMLCLALIGGTVAYFAASCFVKVLYGQAKSD encoded by the coding sequence ATGAGCCCCTACTGGTTTCTGACTGTGGTGGCGCTTGCCTACGTAGTCTGCGTCAGCACTGCTCGCGAACTCACGCATGCATATCTTGACGGTGATGAGGTCAACATTTTTGTTGACAAAATGGCCCCACGCGACAACCCATACGAGACTTACGACTACATAGAAGCGCCGGGGTGTACTTTGCAAAAAGATGCAAAGCCACTCACTTTTGGTGAGCTTCTTGCAGGTCACCAGGCCTACACTCTACCCACAAATATTAGATTCAACCATAATACCGGCACTGCGGTTCTGTGCAAGTACAAAACCAACGTGCGAGAAACAGCGCTCTTGATCGAGATGATCCGTGGCGACTATCGCTATGAACTCGTGATTGACGAACTCCCAGTGCGGAGTGCGATTGGCGAGGAAACTGGTGAAAACAAATTTTCTATTTTTCTGCACCGTACGTTTCACATTGGCGTGAACGGGAATCGAATTGTGAGCGCCACACTTGAGACGAGCTCCCCAGCAAAGCTAGAAGCGGACACGATTTACACCTTTACGTATTCGGTCGTCTTCCAGGCATCGAGCGTGGAGTACGCCAATCGACTTTCCACCGTGCTCGACACGCGCTACGTCAGCTCACGAACGCGATTTGTCTCCCTCATCAACTCCAGTTTGATtgcgctctttctcttttccgtcATTACACTCATTTTTTCGCGAACGCTGCGCCACGAGCGCGCGAAATTAGAAAGGGAAACACAGTTTCGCTTTGAAGGTCAGGACATCATTGACGAGTCAGGGTGGAGGTGCCTGTACGCGGATGTGTTTCGGGTACCACGACACACCGGAACCTTCTGTGCCATCCTTGGGTGCGGCACGCAGCTTCTAGTACTCTCCGCAGTGACCATTTTGCTGTCTGTCATGAGTAATTACCGTATCTCGATGAACCACAACTTGGTCACCTATACTGTATTCGGCTATGTCTTCACCAGCGGTATTGCCGGCTATGTGTCCGGATATCAGTTCATCGGATGTAGCTTTCTGGCACCACCCATGGCATCAAAGTGGATTCGTGCATTTCATGTCGCTTTCTTCCTGGTGCCGATGATTTATGTAACGGCGTTTCTTCCTTCTTCGACTGTAGCGTTACTTTACGGGTCATCTCAGCTCCCGTACCTCAAGGGGGTGCTCATTCTCCTGTGCCTGTGGGTCTTTGTGGCCTACCCTCTGTGCCTCGCCGGTGTGCTGTGTAGCCGTTACGTATTTCGACGAACAGAGCGGAGACGAAATATTCCGCACGTCAATCAAATCTCACGCCTTATTCCGCGGCCACCACGGAGATTGCTGGCGCCTCAATGCCTGTTGTTGGTGAGCGGTATCCCTCCTTTCATCTCAGTGTTTGTGGAATTCAGCTTTGTTTTCACCTCCATCTGGACTTTCAAAGTGTTTCACTTGTACGGCTTTCTCACCATTACAGCACTCCTTTACATTGCCATCTCGGCGTGTGTTTCGATCATCGCAACTTTTCTACTCTTATCGACGGAGAATCATCACTGGAAATGGATGTCGATGGGCTTCGGCGCATCCTGCTCGATGTACGCATTTGGCTATGCGGTGTTTTTTTATCTCTTCAAGGCCTCGATGCATGGGCTGTTCATGTTTGTCGTGTATTACTCATACTGCATTGCGCTTATGCTGTGCTTAGCGCTCATTGGTGGGACAGTGGCCTATTTTGCTGCTTCTTGTTTTGTGAAGGTGCTTTACGGACAAGCAAAGAGTGACTGA
- a CDS encoding hypothetical protein (TriTrypDB/GeneDB-style sysID: LpmP.13.1270), with product MWTRRRIFPTLEVPATPHPAALSTPLYHEQCSDKARVATFALEDNAFNFVAGLGYTLVPALGAEEAAALLSWALPPAWAGDAGVSADLRASRLATALHRAAALGACTQVEYFFIGTDNGHVFLMPLLPPHLLEALVAECGETTLPELAYLWKHETELAQAAARGDVSAARAIGQGSRAPLNCVGRRLLHRHAREEPVTVMDHLGTLFASAAPPGDTSVAVSMFHPLPASITCLPHPSAVRSIKLWEGSTFTTSSSHSSSAEEYDTQRQGALQRWHDALRAAEPTAVYLFTGDYAGLVRLWRIDVATHSYTLQHVLICSANMTGMLSPLTPFAREDNSKKVPSRDADRTVHCLEVDEQAGRVFAGTEGGVYVWAIDALPWRGPESVSANALAAHHPLCWDEERRAPLPCALLHYEASPPYDSDAGSTSPTASSTDSEKIVEYRASRLVNHHVWLLPASTVQLEMARAMERSGGSSADKVSKWKPKYGRVATGGAAVGVVWNTVKLSAVAAASAGAPVGDRLTDTAVPVSFEGGELKNGLRVPLSCVVPVAYPLAFLRTPGTACFALRVLAGRRRLVTSCADGKVCVWVCHPGKEASSAAVAETYVPQLVTSTLQEHRGLGRHICVLRTPDVFITCSYDDGLVREWHVYDEPEALLRCARRFTLTPYSSEGSGVLQQQQRHADALKKIPHPNMVNGATVDSDLDETWASGGEDGDVVGGISCAAAYPAFGALFLVGAFESAIQTYSLTEVVSCEPPRNYVYNGLKTVRLPISMAEDVYHELPTR from the coding sequence ATGTGGACTCGGCGACGTATTTTCCCAACTCTGGAGGTCCCCGCCACTCCGCACCCAGCAGCGCTAAGCACCCCTCTCTATCATGAGCAATGCAGCGATAAGGCACGAGTAGCGACCTTTGCGTTGGAGGACAACGCCTTCAACTTCGTTGCTGGCCTTGGCTATACTCTTGTCCCCGCCCTCGGCGCtgaggaagcggcagcgctgctgtcatGGGCGCTACCACCTGCGTGGGCTGGAGATGCCGGTGTGTCAGCTGATCTGAGGGCTTCGCGACTGGCCACTGCTCtgcaccgcgccgctgctcttggTGCATGTACGCAGGTGGAGTACTTCTTCATCGGCACCGACAACGGGCACGTCTTCCTCATGCCGCTACTGCCCCCACACCTCCTCGAAGCCCTCGTTGCGGAGTGCGGTGAGACCACACTGCCTGAGCTAGCCTACCTCTGGAAACATGAGACGgagctggcgcaggcggcggcgcgcggcgACGTTTCGGCAGCACGCGCCATCGGACAGGGCAGTCGCGCACCGCTTAACTGCGTCGGCCGTCGACTTCTGCACCGCCACGCCCGCGAGGAGCCGGTGACGGTCATGGATCACCTAGGCACActcttcgcctccgcggcaCCCCCTGGGGACACAAGTGTTGCAGTGAGCATGTTTCATCCCCTTCCAGCTAGCATTACATGTCTGCCGCACCCGTCCGCGGTACGGAGCATCAAGTTATGGGAAGGCTCCACCTTCACGACGTCGTCGAGTCATAGTAGCAGTGCGGAAGAGTACGACACGCAACGAcaaggtgcgctgcagcggtggcacgaCGCCCTCCGCGCCGCCGAGCCCACTGCCGTGTATCTTTTCACTGGCGACTACGCCGGCCTGGTGCGACTGTGGCGCATCGACGTGGCCACCCACTCCTACACCCTACAGCACGTGCTTATATGCAGTGCGAACATGACGGGTATGTTGTCCCCTCTCACCCCGTTTGCGCGCGAGGACAACTCAAAGAAAGTGCCGTCCCGAGATGCCGACCGCACCGTGCACTGCTTAGAAGTGGATGAGCAGGCCGGCCGAGTGTTTGCTGGGACAGAGGGcggcgtgtatgtgtgggccATCGACGCCTTGCCGTGGCGCGGTCCAGAGTCAGTGTCAGCCAACGCGCTCGCGGCACACCACCCGCTCTGCTGGGACGAGGAGCGccgagcaccgctgccgtgcgcGTTGTTGCACTACGAGGCGTCGCCGCCTTACGACTCCGATGCAGGCAGCACATCCCCCACAGCCTCAAGTACCGATTCCGAGAAGATTGTGGAGTACCGCGCTTCGCGGCTCGTCAACCATCATGTGTGGCTACTGCCGGCATCTACCGTACAGTTGGAGATGGCGCGCGCGATGgaacgcagcggcggcagtagtGCCGACAAGGTAAGCAAGTGGAAACCCAAGTACGGCCGTGTGGCCACAGGTGGAGCGGCGGTCGGCGTGGTGTGGAACACTGTTAAGCTGAGcgcagtggcggctgccagcgccggcgcaccAGTGGGCGACCGACTCACGGACACAGCTGTGCCAGTTTCCTTCGAAGGCGGGGAGCTCAAAAATGGCCTGCGGGTGCCACTCAGCTGCGTAGTACCGGTCGCGTACCCGCTCGCCTTCCTCCGAACGCCGGGGACGGCGTGCTTTGCGCTTCGTGTGCTCGCCGGACGCCGCCGACTCGTGACCAGCTGTGCCGATGGCAAAGTGTGCGTATGGGTGTGCCACCCTGGAAAAGAggcctcctctgctgctgtcgcggaGACCTACGTGCCGCAGCTCGTGACGAGCACACTGCAGGAGCACCGCGGCCTCGGGCGACACATTTGCGTGCTGCGCACCCCAGACGTGTTCATCACGTGCTCCTACGATGACGGCCTCGTGAGAGAGTGGCACGTGTATGACGAgccggaggcgctgctccggTGCGCGCGTCGCTTCACGCTGACGCCGTACTCCTCTGAGGGCAGcggggtgctgcagcagcagcagcggcacgccgaCGCCCTCAAGAAGATACCTCACCCCAACATGGTCAACGGTGCCACAGTGGATAGCGACCTCGACGAAACGTGGGCGAGCGGTGGTGAGGACGGTGACGTTGTTGGTGGTAtctcctgcgctgcggccTACCCCGCCTTCggtgctctcttcctcgtagGCGCCTTCGAGTCGGCTATTCAGACGTACAGCCTGACGGAGGTGGTCAGCTGCGAGCCACCGCGCAACTACGTGTACAATGGCCTCAAGACGGTGCGGCTACCCATTTCCATGGCCGAAGACGTCTACCACGAGCTACCCACGAGGTAG